In a genomic window of Pseudomonas sp. TH06:
- a CDS encoding RidA family protein, which yields MSKPTHTRIRMFNTKDTYPNQTLDNDLCQAVRAGNTVYVRGQVGTDFDGNLIGLGDPRAQAEQAMRNVKQLLEEAGSDMSHIVKTTTYLIDPRYREAVYGEVGKWLKGVFPISTGLVVSALGQPQWLMEIDVIAVIPE from the coding sequence ATGAGCAAGCCAACCCACACTCGTATCCGCATGTTCAACACCAAAGACACCTACCCGAACCAGACGCTGGATAACGACCTGTGCCAGGCGGTCCGCGCCGGCAACACCGTTTATGTGCGGGGCCAGGTCGGCACCGATTTCGACGGCAACCTGATCGGTCTCGGCGATCCGCGTGCGCAGGCTGAACAAGCCATGCGCAACGTCAAACAACTGCTGGAGGAAGCCGGCAGCGACATGAGCCACATCGTCAAGACCACCACCTACTTGATCGACCCGCGCTATCGCGAAGCGGTGTATGGCGAAGTCGGCAAGTGGCTCAAGGGTGTGTTCCCGATCTCGACCGGCCTGGTGGTCTCGGCGCTGGGCCAGCCGCAGTGGTTGATGGAGATTGATGTGATTGCGGTGATTCCCGAGTAA
- a CDS encoding DUF1028 domain-containing protein, whose product MTFSIAARCPETGQFGVAISSSSIAVGARCPWLLPGVGAVSSQNITLPSLGPEVLALMEQGLAPDDALDKVLTRNGYSQYRQITAINHLGQTAHFSGAQTLGVHNAVAGEQCVAAGNMLAGRSVIEAMVSAFEDGEGQLTDRLLKALHAAQALGGEAGPVHSAAVMVVGEQTWPIVNLRVDWADDNPIGQLQKLWDAYQPQLQDYIDRALDPAKAPGYGVAGDDR is encoded by the coding sequence ATGACCTTTTCAATCGCCGCACGTTGTCCCGAAACCGGCCAGTTTGGTGTCGCCATCAGCTCTTCCAGCATTGCCGTCGGCGCGCGCTGCCCGTGGCTGTTGCCCGGCGTCGGTGCAGTGTCGAGCCAGAACATCACCCTGCCGTCGCTCGGCCCGGAAGTCCTCGCGCTGATGGAGCAAGGCCTGGCGCCGGACGATGCACTGGACAAGGTGCTGACCCGCAACGGCTACAGCCAATACCGCCAGATCACCGCCATCAACCACCTCGGCCAGACCGCACATTTCAGCGGCGCGCAAACCCTCGGTGTGCACAACGCGGTGGCCGGTGAACAATGTGTGGCGGCCGGCAACATGCTCGCCGGGCGCTCGGTGATCGAAGCCATGGTCAGCGCCTTTGAAGACGGCGAAGGCCAGTTGACCGACCGTCTGCTCAAGGCCCTGCACGCGGCCCAGGCACTCGGTGGTGAAGCCGGCCCTGTGCATTCGGCCGCCGTGATGGTGGTCGGCGAACAGACCTGGCCGATCGTCAATCTGCGCGTCGATTGGGCCGATGACAACCCGATCGGCCAGTTGCAAAAACTCTGGGATGCCTACCAGCCGCAATTGCAGGACTACATTGATCGCGCCCTCGATCCGGCGAAAGCCCCGGGCTACGGCGTCGCCGGAGATGATCGATGA